The following is a genomic window from Parabacteroides johnsonii DSM 18315.
TAACAATCCATTACCAACACAATATTCTCATACATTAAGATACTATTTACACTTACAATATATCAAAACGTCGTATATTTGCATTGTAATAAAGCAAAAAGATATAATAATCAAAACAACAATAACAAAAATGACAGAACCAATCAGATTTACAAAGATGCACGGAGCCGGGAACGACTATATATACGTGAATGCAATGGCTTTTCCGATCCGGAACCCGGAAAAACTTGCCATCAGGTTAAGCGCTCCTCATACCGGGATCGGCTCAGACGGACTGGTTCTGATCGGTTCGTCGAAAATCGCTGACTTCAGCATGCGTATTTTCAATGCAGACGGTTCCGAAGCCATGATGTGCGGAAATGCCTCCCGTTGTATCGGCAAATATGTATATGACAAAAGACTGACAGACAAAAAAAACGTTACACTGGAAACACGATCCGGCATTAAGGAGTTACAACTGACCACCCGAAAGCTTTCCGGTTCCCGCGAAGAAGTTATCGAAGTAACGGTCGACATGGGCTGTCCGGTTGTAGGTGAAGCAGCCCTCGAAATAGAAGCCGGAGGCTATTTTTATACGGGAACAGTTGTCTCGATGGGAAATCCGCATCTCGTTATTTTTGTTGAAGATATCGCGAATATAAATCTGCCGGCCATCGGACCTTTACTGGAATGCCATCCGCTGTTCCCGAACCGGACGAATGTCGAGTTTGTTCAGGTATTAAATATGGACGAAGTACGGATGAAGGTTTGGGAACGAGGCTCCGGCATTACACAAGCTTGCGGAACCGGAGCCTGTGCGACAGCTGTCGCAGGCGTGATACGCAGAAAAACCGGACGGAAAACCAAAGTCGTCATGGATGGAGGCCCTCTCACCATCCGTTGGGACGAAAGTTCCGGACACGTCTATATGACCGGCGGGGCGGTCAAGGTATTCGAGGGAGAACTGGAAATATAAACACAACAAAAAACAATTGATAAAGTATGGCACTGATTAATGAACATTTCCTGAAGCTGCAAAACAACTACCTGTTCTCGGACATCGCAAAGAAAGTAAACAGTTTTAAGGTTACACATCCGAAAAAGAAGATTATCCGCATGGGTATCGGCGATGTGACACAACCGTTAGCCCCTGCCGTCATCGAGGCCATGCACAAAGCAGTCGATGAAATGGCAAGTAAGGATACATTTCACGGATACGGCCCCGAACAAGGTTATCCGTTTCTGATAGATGCCATCATCAAGAATGATTATGCCAGCCGCGGTATCTTCCTCGAACCCGGAGAAGTGTTTGTGAGCGACGGTGCCAAAAGCGACTGTGGGAATATCGGTGATATGCTTCGCCACGACAACAGTATCGGCGTGACAGACCCGGTCTATCCGGTATATATCGACTCGAACGTGATGAGCGGACGGACCGGAACACTGGAAGACGGCAAATGGAGCGATGTGGTCTACATACCTTGCACGGAAGCTAACGATTTCGTGCCCGATCTGCCCAGCCGCCGTGTAGACATCATTTACCTTTGCTACCCGAACAACCCGACCGGAACGACGCTTACGAAAGAGGAGCTGAAAAAATGGGTGAACTATGCCCTTGCCAACGACTGCCTGATCATGTACGACTCGGCTTACGAAGCCTATATCCAGGACCCCAATATCCCCCACTCGATCTACGAGATCAAGGGAGCGAAGAAGGTGGCGATCGAGTTCCGCAGTTTCTCCAAGACAGCCGGTTTCACAGGTGTGCGTTGCGGTTACACGATTGTCCCGAAAGAGTTGAACGCCTTTACCCTGGCAGGCGAACGGGTTCCGCTGAACCGGATGTGGAACCGCCGCCAATGCACGAAGTTCAACGGTACGAGCTACATCACCCAGCGAGGTGCCGAAGCAGTCTACAGCCCGGAAGGAAAAACACAGATCAGGAAAACGATCGATTACTACATGACCAACGCCCGTATCATGCGGGAAAGCCTCCGGAGCTGCGGCCTGCGGGTGTATGGTGGCGAAAACGCTCCTTACATCTGGCTGAAAACACCGGACGGACTCTCCTCTTGGAAATTTTTTGACAAACTGCTTTATGAAGTCAATATAGTAGGAACCCCCGGTGTAGGGTTCGGACCCGGAGGCGAGGGATTTCTCCGTCTCACCGCTTTCGGAGACAGAGACGACACGTTGGAGGCCATGAGCAGGCTGAAGAAGTGGTTGCTCTAAGTTGGCTGTCGATGAATCCCGATCTATCGGCATACTTGGAAAATTATCACATCAAATCATTATATCTATGTCAAAGTTAAGATTCAGAGTAGTAGAAACAGCCTTCAAGAAACAGGCTGTGGAAGTTCCGACTCCGGACGAACGTCCATCCGGTTATTTCGGGCAGAACGTATTCAACCGGGCGAAGATGTTCAAATACCTTACTGAAAAAGCATATGGACGAATCACGGACTGTATCGACAACGGCACTCCACTCGACCGAGAAACAGCCGATGCCGTTGCCGTCGGCATGAAGAAATGGGCGATCGAAATGGGTGCCACCCACTACACACACTGGTTCCATCCGCTGACCGAGGGAACGGCCGAGAAGCACGACGCTTTCGTCGAACACGACGGAAAAGGTGGCATGGTCGAAGAGTTCTCCGGCAAACTGCTGATCCAGCAAGAACCGGATGCATCCAGTTTTCCGAACGGCGGTATCCGGAACACATTCGAGGCACGCGGCTATTCCGCCTGGGACCCTTCCTCTCCCGCTTTCATCGTAGGCGATACACTCTGCATCCCGACTATCTTCATCGCTTATACCGGCGAATCGCTGGACTACAAAGCCCCACTGCTGAAAGCCCTCGAAGCCGTCAACAAGGCTGCCACAGATGTCTGCCATTACTTCAATCCGGATGTAAAGAAAGTGTACGCTTACCTGGGCTGGGAACAGGAGTACTTCCTGGTCGATGAAGGCTTGTATGCTGCACGTCCCGACCTATTGCTAACCGGCCGTACGTTGATGGGACACGAAAGTTCGAAAAACCAGCAGCTGGAAGACCACTACTTCGGCGCTATTCCGACTCGTGTCATGGAGTTTATGAAGGAACTGGAAATCGAATCGCTCAAATTAGGAATTCCTTTGAAAACACGCCACAATGAAGTAGCTCCGAACCAGTTCGAGTTAGCTCCCATTTTCGAAGAATGCAACCTGGCGAACGACCATAACTTGCTCGTAATGGCCCTGATGCGTAAGATCAGCCGTAAACATGGCTTCCGTGTCCTGTTGCACGAAAAACCATTCAAAGGCGTAAACGGTTCCGGCAAACATAACAACTGGTCATTAGGAACCGACACAGGCATCCTCCTGATGGCTCCGGGTAAGACACCGGAAGAAAACCTCCGCTTCATCACCTTCATCGTCAATGTGCTGATGGCTGTATATCACCACAACGGACTCTTGAAAGCTAGCATTTCAAGCGCCACCAACGCCCACCGCTTAGGAGCCAACGAGGCACCTCCGGCAATCATCTCCAGCTTCCTTGGAACACAGTTATCAAAAGTCCTGGAGCATCTTGAAAAAAGCGAACCGGAAGATCTGATGTTGGCAGGCAAGCAGGGCATGAAGCTCGACATCGCCCGCATTCCCGAACTGCTGATCGATAATACCGACCGTAACCGTACCTCACCTTTTGCCTTCACCGGCAACCGATTTGAATTTCGTGCCGTAGGCTCAGAAGCCAACTGCGCTTCTGCTATGCTCGCCCTGAACGCGGCTGTAGCCGAACAATTGAAGACATTCAAAACCGAGGTTGATGCAAAAATTGCCGATGGCAAGGAAACATTCGCCGCCATTCTCGAAGTGCTCCGTAAAGACATCAAGGAATGCAAGGCGATCCGCTTCGACGGCAACGGCTACAGTGACGAATGGAAAGCCGAAGCTGCCCGTCGTGGCCTGGACTGCGAGACAAGCGTGCCGGTGATCTTCGACAACTATCTGAAAGAAAGCAGCGTCCGGATGTTCGAATCCACCGGTGTCATGACACGCAAGGAACTGGAAGCCCGTAACGAAGTCAAATGGGAAACCTATACGAAGAAAATCCAAATCGAAGCCCGCGTACTCGGCGACCTGGCGATGAACCACATCATCCCGACCGCCACCAAATACCAGACTTCCCTGATCGACAACGTCTACAAAATGAAAGACCTTTTCCCTGCTGATAAAGCTTCTATCCTTTCGTCCCGCAACCTGGAAATTATTGAAGACATCGCCTATCGCACCAACTTCATCAAAGAGAAGGTCGACGAAATGGTGGAAGCCCGCAAGGTCGCCAACAAGATCGAAAGCGAACGCGAGAAGGCAATCACCTACCACGACAAGATCGTCCCGATGCTAGAAGCCATCCGCTATCACATCGACAAATTAGAACTGGTTGTCGATGACCAGATCTGGACATTACCGAAATACAGGGAACTATTATTTATCAGATAAATCCGAGAAGGTATTCAGACAATAGTTTTTTGTTGATTGTTTTGTGTTTGCAAGGGGAGCATGCAGTGAAGTATGGCTCCCCTTCTTTTTTAATCCAAAGGAATTGCATACCTTTGGAGCATAATTCATAAGAAAGGAGTTTACATCATGACGGCAATGGAATTCCAACAATGGAAACAGAACTTCATACGCGATTATCTGGACGAGATAGACGATATGGAGGTTTTAGAAAAGATCAAAAAATATGCCAAACGCATTTACCCAAGAAAGAGAACGCTCGCCCTTGTGTCATTACTCGCAGGAAGAGATGATTGCGAAGGTCAGGGAAGCTGAGGCTCAAGTGGAAAGAGGTGAATACATTACAGACGAAGAACTTTCTAAAGAAATAGAAACATGGTTTCGATGACACGCCTAATCTGGTCTAAGATGGCCAAAGATGGAATGAAAGCCATAATCCGATACTATAGAAAAGAAGCGTCTGCACAAGTTGCAAGGAATATCACAACCTCTATCCAGCGGGAAGCACAACGATTGCTTCTTATGCCCCAAATCGGGGTTATCGAACCGTTGTTGGCAACAAAAAGCAGGGAATATCGCTATATAATCAGTTCACACTATAAAATTATCTATTATCTATTGTCATCGCCTGTATCTTCGATTGCCGTCAAGACCCCGACAAACTCGAACAATCTATAAGACAAATATAAACGAATATGAACTACGGATTTGTAAAAGTTGCCGCCGCCGTGCCGCATATACAGGTAGCGGATTGTTTTTATAATATAGAAAAGATAGAAGGGCTGATGCGACAAGCATCAGAAAAAGGTGTACAGATCATCGCTTTTCCGGAGCTGTCCGTCACCGCCTACACCTGCCTCGACCTCTTTGCCCAGCAAACGCTACTTGATGGCGCAGAAACAGCGCTGCTCCAACTGGTCAGCAATACGGCAGACCTGAATATCCTGGCTATCGTCGGCGTTCCGCTCCGGACAGGAAACCAGCTGATCAATGCCGCCGTTGTCTTCCAAAAAGGAGTTATACGGGGCGTCGTCCCTAAGACATATTTGCCCAACTATAAAGAGTTCCAGGAACAACGTTGGTTCACATCCGCCACAGAGCTTCGGACATCGACGATTTCCATCGGGGAAGAAGAATACCCGATGGGCAGCCACCTGCTGTTCCGTTCGGGACAACTCACGATTGGCATCGAGATATGCGAAGACCTTTGGGTCCCCGTCCCCCCCAGTTCCCTGCTGGCGATGGAAGGAGCCAACATCATCTTCAACCTCTCCGCCAGCAACGAACTGATCGGTAAGCACACCTATCTGCGTTCGCTGATCTGCCAACAATCCGCCCGTTGCATGGCAGGCTATGTCTACGCCTCTTCCGGCTTCGGCGAATCAAGCACCGACCTCGTCTTTGCTGGTAACGGGATCATCGCCGAGAATGGCAATCTGCTTGCCGAGTCTCCCCGCTTCACGATGGAAGAACAACTTGTCATCAGCGAGATCGATATAGAGACATTACAAAACGACCGCCAGGTAAATACCAGTTTCATGTATGGAGCATCCGGTCTGCTGAAGGAGAAGGCACAGGTTGTAGACTTCCAAGTTCGGACTCCGGACGGATTCAGCCTGACACGTCCGATCGATCCGCATCCGTTTACCCCCTCCGGAGACGCTTTGAAGGAACGCTGTGAAGAAATATTCCACATACAGGTAGCTGGCCTTGCCAAACGACTCATACATGCACATGCTCAAACGGCTGTCGTCGGTATTTCAGGCGGCCTAGATTCTACGTTGGCTTTGCTCGTGACCGTCATGACATTCGACGCTCTGAAGATACCACGAGGGCAGATCATCGGCATCACGATGCCCGGGTTCGGTACGACCGACCGCACTTATACCAACGCCTGTGACCTCATCCGCTCCCTCGGTGTCACCCTGAAAGAAATCTCGATCAAGGAAGCCTGCCTACAACATTTCCGCGACATCGACCACGATCCGTCCGTCCACGACGTGACTTATGAAAACAGCCAGGCACGCGAACGGACCCAATTGCTGATGGATGTCGCCAACCAGAAGAACGGACTCGTCATAGGGACCGGCGATCTCTCCGAACTGGCACTCGGCTGGGCGACCTATAACGGCGACCATATGTCGATGTACGGCGTGAACGGAAGTATCCCGAAAACATTGGTCAAATACTTAGTCGAATGGGTTGCCAACTACAAGGTGGACGATGCTTCCCGCCTCACCTTGCTGGACATCGTCGCCACGCCGATCAGCCCTGAACTAATCCCGGCAGACGAAAACGGTAATATCAAACAAAAGACAGAGGACTTGGTCGGCCCATACGAATTGCACGACTTCTTCCTCTACCATTTCCTGCGTTTCGGCTCCCACCCGTCCAAGATTTATTTCTTAGCACAGAAAGCATTCGCAGGCACTTACGACAATGCTACGATCAAGAAATGGCTCTACACCTTCTTCCGTCGTTTCTTCCAGCAGCAATTCAAACGTAGTTGCCTGCCAGACGGTCCCAAGGTCGGCTCCGTCAGCCTCTCGCCACGTGGAGACTGGCGTATGCCGAGCGATGCAGTATCGCGACTCTGGTTGGAAGAGATAGAAAGGGTATAAAAAAAAGGCTATCGGAAGCAATCCGATAGCCTTTTTTTAAGGATATTTCTATTTTATCTTATTCAGACAAAGCGAATGCCGGCTGACGGTGGATCCACTGTCCACGAGTAAAGTCGGGGAAGTCTACCAATGCACCGCCACGAGCGATAGACATCTCGGACAAAGCAGAAATAGCACTCCATGCAGCAGCATCGTAGCAGTCCATAGGAGCCGGTTTCTTGTTATGGATAGCGTTGATCAAGTCGAACATCATCACGTAGTCCATACCACCATGTCCGGCCTGAGCAGCTTCGGCTTCATGTTTGGACCACAATGTATGGTCGAACTTCTTAAACCATTCTTCCGAATCATCCCAACGGTGAGGTTTGGATTGATTTTCAACGTAAACGTGATCGCCATCGTTCATCCACAAACCTTCGGTTCCCTGAATGCGGAAACCCAAAGAATAAGGACGGGGGGAATTCGTGTCATGTGTAACGATAACCGTCTGCCCGTTTGCACATTTGATCATGGAGGTTACAATATCGCCCAAGTTGAAACGGACTTTTGCCAACGGATGGTTTTCACCACCATTGTCCACGATGAACTTATGCAAGCCACGAGACTGGGTTGCCATAGCAGACAAGGAGAGGAAACGGTTACCACGGTTGATATCAAGGCAGTTTGCCACCGGTCCGATTCCATGCGTCGGGTAGACATCGCCGTTACGACGGACAGAATGGTTCGTACGCCACTGGGCCTCTGCAAACGCATCTTTACCCATGCGCAACTCACCGCCTTTCTGATAAGTATAATGTTTTCCATCATTGAATTTGACATCGCGCAAATCATGTTCATAACCGCAAGTCGCATGCAGCAATTCACCAAACAGGCCTTTGCGGACCATGTTCAACGCAGCCATACAATCGCGACGATAGCAAACGTTTTCCATGATGTTCAGATGGCTTCCCGTAGCTTCTGATACGTTGACCAGATCCCAGCATTCTTCCAGCGTATTGGCAGCAGACACTTCCACACCGACATAAGGAACACCTGCTTTCATGGCTGCAACCGACATCGGTACGTGCCATTCCCACGGGCTGGCGATGATAACGCAATCGAATTCTTCGTTGTTCAACATCTTTTCAAATTCACGTTCGCTACCTGTATATACCTTTGGAGCCGGCACATTGAACTTGGCGATATGATCCAGTGTACGCTGGATCGGGCCAGCCTGGATATCACAGATAGCCACGATCTTGTTTCCGGGGATAGACAATACGTTGTTAATATGTTCATGACAACGGGAACCTGTACCGATAAAACCGAAGCGCAATTTGCCATCGTCTTTGCCGGCAGGTTTCTTTTTCTTTTCTGCACTTGTTTCTGTTGTAACTGTAGCAGCAGCGGCGTTACTACTTAATGCAAGACCAGCAGTACCAATTCCGGCAGCGGTCATCTTTTTCAGGAATGAACGACGAGTGTTTTCCATTTTTCAATTTAGAATTTTATGTTAAGTGGGCAAATTTATAATATTCCATGAATATTTCAAAGGATAAATGGTGGTTTTATTTATTTGCCGTTCTTTTCTTATTCCGCCAAAAACTTCCATCGCGTTTGTTACCGAACATATTCCTACGCTTCGACTCTTCCTTCATCGCTTTTTTCTTCTCGGCAACCGCTTCCTTTACCTCGGCAGTCTCAAACATATGGCCTCCGGCAACCGGCACATCTTTACCGATTAGTTTTTGGATATCCTTCAGATACGGAACTTCCTCCACATCGCAGAAAGAGAAAGCAATCCCGCTACGGCCAGCACGTCCGGTGCGGCCGATACGGTGTACATATGTCTCCGGCACATTCGGCAAATCATAGTTGATGACATGCGAAAGATGATCGACATCAATGCCGCGGGAGGCAATATCGGTCGCGATCAAAACACGAAGCGTATGATCTTTAAAACTGGATAAGGCACGCTGACGAGCATTCTGCCCTTTGTC
Proteins encoded in this region:
- the dapF gene encoding diaminopimelate epimerase; translated protein: MTEPIRFTKMHGAGNDYIYVNAMAFPIRNPEKLAIRLSAPHTGIGSDGLVLIGSSKIADFSMRIFNADGSEAMMCGNASRCIGKYVYDKRLTDKKNVTLETRSGIKELQLTTRKLSGSREEVIEVTVDMGCPVVGEAALEIEAGGYFYTGTVVSMGNPHLVIFVEDIANINLPAIGPLLECHPLFPNRTNVEFVQVLNMDEVRMKVWERGSGITQACGTGACATAVAGVIRRKTGRKTKVVMDGGPLTIRWDESSGHVYMTGGAVKVFEGELEI
- a CDS encoding LL-diaminopimelate aminotransferase produces the protein MALINEHFLKLQNNYLFSDIAKKVNSFKVTHPKKKIIRMGIGDVTQPLAPAVIEAMHKAVDEMASKDTFHGYGPEQGYPFLIDAIIKNDYASRGIFLEPGEVFVSDGAKSDCGNIGDMLRHDNSIGVTDPVYPVYIDSNVMSGRTGTLEDGKWSDVVYIPCTEANDFVPDLPSRRVDIIYLCYPNNPTGTTLTKEELKKWVNYALANDCLIMYDSAYEAYIQDPNIPHSIYEIKGAKKVAIEFRSFSKTAGFTGVRCGYTIVPKELNAFTLAGERVPLNRMWNRRQCTKFNGTSYITQRGAEAVYSPEGKTQIRKTIDYYMTNARIMRESLRSCGLRVYGGENAPYIWLKTPDGLSSWKFFDKLLYEVNIVGTPGVGFGPGGEGFLRLTAFGDRDDTLEAMSRLKKWLL
- a CDS encoding type II toxin-antitoxin system RelE/ParE family toxin; the encoded protein is MTRLIWSKMAKDGMKAIIRYYRKEASAQVARNITTSIQREAQRLLLMPQIGVIEPLLATKSREYRYIISSHYKIIYYLLSSPVSSIAVKTPTNSNNL
- a CDS encoding glutamine synthetase III family protein — encoded protein: MSKLRFRVVETAFKKQAVEVPTPDERPSGYFGQNVFNRAKMFKYLTEKAYGRITDCIDNGTPLDRETADAVAVGMKKWAIEMGATHYTHWFHPLTEGTAEKHDAFVEHDGKGGMVEEFSGKLLIQQEPDASSFPNGGIRNTFEARGYSAWDPSSPAFIVGDTLCIPTIFIAYTGESLDYKAPLLKALEAVNKAATDVCHYFNPDVKKVYAYLGWEQEYFLVDEGLYAARPDLLLTGRTLMGHESSKNQQLEDHYFGAIPTRVMEFMKELEIESLKLGIPLKTRHNEVAPNQFELAPIFEECNLANDHNLLVMALMRKISRKHGFRVLLHEKPFKGVNGSGKHNNWSLGTDTGILLMAPGKTPEENLRFITFIVNVLMAVYHHNGLLKASISSATNAHRLGANEAPPAIISSFLGTQLSKVLEHLEKSEPEDLMLAGKQGMKLDIARIPELLIDNTDRNRTSPFAFTGNRFEFRAVGSEANCASAMLALNAAVAEQLKTFKTEVDAKIADGKETFAAILEVLRKDIKECKAIRFDGNGYSDEWKAEAARRGLDCETSVPVIFDNYLKESSVRMFESTGVMTRKELEARNEVKWETYTKKIQIEARVLGDLAMNHIIPTATKYQTSLIDNVYKMKDLFPADKASILSSRNLEIIEDIAYRTNFIKEKVDEMVEARKVANKIESEREKAITYHDKIVPMLEAIRYHIDKLELVVDDQIWTLPKYRELLFIR
- a CDS encoding NAD(+) synthase encodes the protein MNYGFVKVAAAVPHIQVADCFYNIEKIEGLMRQASEKGVQIIAFPELSVTAYTCLDLFAQQTLLDGAETALLQLVSNTADLNILAIVGVPLRTGNQLINAAVVFQKGVIRGVVPKTYLPNYKEFQEQRWFTSATELRTSTISIGEEEYPMGSHLLFRSGQLTIGIEICEDLWVPVPPSSLLAMEGANIIFNLSASNELIGKHTYLRSLICQQSARCMAGYVYASSGFGESSTDLVFAGNGIIAENGNLLAESPRFTMEEQLVISEIDIETLQNDRQVNTSFMYGASGLLKEKAQVVDFQVRTPDGFSLTRPIDPHPFTPSGDALKERCEEIFHIQVAGLAKRLIHAHAQTAVVGISGGLDSTLALLVTVMTFDALKIPRGQIIGITMPGFGTTDRTYTNACDLIRSLGVTLKEISIKEACLQHFRDIDHDPSVHDVTYENSQARERTQLLMDVANQKNGLVIGTGDLSELALGWATYNGDHMSMYGVNGSIPKTLVKYLVEWVANYKVDDASRLTLLDIVATPISPELIPADENGNIKQKTEDLVGPYELHDFFLYHFLRFGSHPSKIYFLAQKAFAGTYDNATIKKWLYTFFRRFFQQQFKRSCLPDGPKVGSVSLSPRGDWRMPSDAVSRLWLEEIERV
- a CDS encoding Gfo/Idh/MocA family protein; protein product: MENTRRSFLKKMTAAGIGTAGLALSSNAAAATVTTETSAEKKKKPAGKDDGKLRFGFIGTGSRCHEHINNVLSIPGNKIVAICDIQAGPIQRTLDHIAKFNVPAPKVYTGSEREFEKMLNNEEFDCVIIASPWEWHVPMSVAAMKAGVPYVGVEVSAANTLEECWDLVNVSEATGSHLNIMENVCYRRDCMAALNMVRKGLFGELLHATCGYEHDLRDVKFNDGKHYTYQKGGELRMGKDAFAEAQWRTNHSVRRNGDVYPTHGIGPVANCLDINRGNRFLSLSAMATQSRGLHKFIVDNGGENHPLAKVRFNLGDIVTSMIKCANGQTVIVTHDTNSPRPYSLGFRIQGTEGLWMNDGDHVYVENQSKPHRWDDSEEWFKKFDHTLWSKHEAEAAQAGHGGMDYVMMFDLINAIHNKKPAPMDCYDAAAWSAISALSEMSIARGGALVDFPDFTRGQWIHRQPAFALSE